In a single window of the Bacillus clarus genome:
- a CDS encoding response regulator: MLKVAIAEDDFRVAQIQEEFLSKIKDVKVIGKALNAKETMELLQKEEIDLLLLDNYLPDGIGTDLLPKIHADFPNVDVIMVTAANENHMLEKAIRNGISNYLIKPVTLEKFIRTIEDYKRKKQLLHSNNEVNQALIDNFFGTSQTQDMKNLPTGVDPLTLQKVKGIIKGFEEGITIEEMGEQMGASRTTARRYLEYLVATNECTVEYTYGIIGRPERKYRIGRGL, encoded by the coding sequence ATGTTGAAGGTTGCAATTGCAGAAGATGATTTCCGCGTAGCGCAAATTCAAGAGGAGTTTTTATCAAAAATAAAAGATGTAAAAGTGATTGGGAAAGCATTGAACGCAAAAGAAACGATGGAACTACTACAAAAGGAAGAAATCGATTTACTTCTATTAGATAATTATTTACCAGATGGAATTGGAACCGACTTATTACCGAAAATCCACGCTGATTTTCCAAACGTTGACGTAATTATGGTTACAGCGGCGAATGAAAACCATATGTTAGAAAAAGCAATTCGAAATGGCATAAGCAACTACCTTATAAAACCGGTCACGTTAGAAAAATTTATTCGCACCATTGAAGACTATAAGAGAAAGAAGCAATTATTACATAGTAACAATGAAGTAAATCAAGCATTAATCGATAACTTTTTCGGTACTTCGCAAACGCAAGATATGAAAAACTTGCCGACAGGAGTTGATCCACTAACACTGCAAAAAGTGAAAGGAATTATAAAAGGATTCGAAGAGGGAATTACAATAGAAGAAATGGGAGAACAAATGGGAGCTTCCAGAACAACCGCAAGAAGATATTTAGAATACTTAGTGGCGACAAACGAATGCACAGTAGAATACACATACGGCATTATCGGACGGCCAGAACGAAAGTATCGAATAGGAAGAGGATTATGA
- a CDS encoding tripartite tricarboxylate transporter substrate binding protein yields MKKRLLLCMWIMTGVIAGCSSEETHTNKVNIEEVEIVAPNVQGAGWDLTARAMQKTLAEEKIFTKPIKVTNKVGGSGDVGWKYTKQKGGHVLAINSSLLITNNLLGHSKLTYKDFTPLATLASDWEVVVVSKDSNIENAKQLMEQLKQDKKNFKIGVAPGLGNDDHLSFVQVSKAFGINPAELEFFVYENKEKIINALMNKQINAATMTLSEAEKQYKAGKIKILAVSSEKRLERLPEIPTWKEQGIDVIFQHWKGIMGPKDMTEEEVAYWDSIIKKMVESDSWKGILRERGWESFYKDSGETRGFLEEKSRGYGELVGGDD; encoded by the coding sequence ATGAAAAAACGATTATTACTATGTATGTGGATCATGACAGGAGTAATAGCTGGTTGTTCCTCGGAAGAAACTCACACAAATAAAGTGAACATAGAAGAAGTAGAAATCGTTGCGCCGAACGTTCAAGGAGCGGGATGGGACTTAACAGCACGAGCGATGCAAAAAACGCTTGCCGAAGAGAAAATCTTCACAAAACCAATCAAAGTTACAAACAAAGTAGGAGGCAGCGGTGATGTCGGATGGAAATATACGAAACAAAAAGGCGGTCATGTACTTGCGATTAACTCAAGCTTACTCATAACGAATAACCTATTAGGCCACAGTAAACTAACATATAAAGACTTCACACCGCTCGCAACGCTAGCGTCAGACTGGGAGGTCGTTGTCGTATCAAAAGACTCAAATATAGAAAATGCAAAACAACTAATGGAACAACTAAAACAAGATAAGAAAAACTTCAAAATCGGCGTTGCCCCCGGCTTAGGAAACGACGATCACCTATCCTTCGTACAAGTAAGCAAAGCATTCGGCATAAACCCTGCCGAACTCGAATTCTTCGTCTACGAAAACAAAGAAAAAATCATAAACGCCCTAATGAACAAACAAATCAACGCCGCAACAATGACCCTATCCGAAGCCGAAAAACAATACAAAGCCGGCAAAATAAAAATACTAGCCGTATCCTCCGAAAAACGGCTAGAACGATTACCTGAAATTCCAACGTGGAAAGAACAAGGAATCGACGTCATATTCCAGCATTGGAAAGGTATTATGGGACCGAAAGATATGACGGAGGAAGAGGTGGCTTATTGGGATAGTATTATTAAGAAGATGGTTGAGAGTGATAGTTGGAAGGGGATTTTGAGGGAGAGGGGTTGGGAGAGTTTTTATAAGGATAGTGGGGAGACGAGGGGATTTTTGGAGGAGAAGAGTAGGGGGTATGGGGAATTGGTGGGTGGAGATGATTAA
- a CDS encoding uberolysin/carnocyclin family circular bacteriocin, translated as MDLFLVASKFRISQVLAGGVVAAVLNVGTLISAIGAVTVILSGGIDAILEVGWAAFVATIKEQAAKRGTAGAVAW; from the coding sequence GTGGATTTATTTCTTGTAGCAAGTAAGTTTAGAATTTCACAAGTTCTTGCAGGTGGTGTTGTTGCTGCAGTATTAAATGTAGGTACTTTAATTAGTGCAATTGGGGCAGTAACAGTTATTTTATCAGGTGGCATTGATGCTATCCTTGAAGTGGGCTGGGCTGCTTTCGTAGCAACAATCAAAGAACAAGCAGCAAAACGTGGTACTGCAGGCGCAGTTGCTTGGTAA
- a CDS encoding stage II sporulation protein M, which produces MTFKDRFLIYRKFFISSLIIYILSFIFGAFISNFLKFDLLPHAEAFDDLLYHNLILGMKLMVFGWISLGVLNTISLGYNGIFLGALTFSIIKHHGFTPILTGILPHGIIEIFAFLLFSTIGFESLRYVDFLKKKAKWDNTITYQKSFENSILIIVLAVILLLIAAWIETYVSHI; this is translated from the coding sequence ATGACTTTCAAAGATAGATTTTTGATTTATAGAAAATTCTTTATTTCATCTTTGATTATTTATATATTGAGTTTTATTTTTGGGGCTTTCATATCGAACTTTTTAAAGTTTGATTTGTTGCCTCATGCAGAAGCTTTTGATGATTTACTTTACCATAACCTTATTTTGGGAATGAAATTAATGGTTTTTGGCTGGATTAGCTTAGGGGTTTTGAATACGATCTCTTTAGGGTATAACGGTATTTTCCTAGGAGCATTGACTTTCTCAATAATTAAGCATCATGGATTTACTCCGATTTTAACTGGAATATTACCACATGGTATCATTGAAATTTTTGCTTTTTTACTGTTTTCAACAATTGGATTTGAGTCATTACGGTATGTTGATTTTCTAAAAAAGAAAGCAAAGTGGGACAATACAATCACTTATCAAAAATCGTTTGAAAATTCAATTTTAATCATTGTTTTAGCCGTAATTTTATTACTCATAGCAGCATGGATAGAGACATATGTTTCTCATATATAA
- a CDS encoding ABC transporter ATP-binding protein: MNMEKLMIKNLNYAYENQDELFSQVNICLEKGSKVRLFGENGSGKTTLLKIIANIIEDEETLSYELNYFGENVTFSDIRENRVFIADSSTFYEELTMEQNIQFYNLFFNYGEDFLKNVYKLSKKFNVYSYLKQPVKNVSLGTRQKIWLAINLSTPTELVLLDEPFNSLDKESRGILSDLINESTGRTFIIVSHENNEGVLFSHELNSNNWSVSQLTM; this comes from the coding sequence ATGAATATGGAAAAACTAATGATAAAGAATCTGAACTATGCATATGAAAATCAAGATGAATTGTTTAGTCAGGTTAATATTTGTTTAGAGAAAGGTAGCAAGGTTAGGTTATTTGGAGAGAATGGTTCTGGTAAAACCACTTTGCTTAAAATAATTGCTAATATAATAGAAGATGAAGAAACACTTTCATATGAATTAAACTATTTTGGTGAAAATGTAACTTTTTCTGATATTAGAGAAAATAGAGTTTTTATTGCTGATTCTTCTACATTTTATGAAGAACTAACTATGGAACAAAATATTCAATTTTATAATTTATTCTTTAATTATGGAGAAGATTTTTTAAAAAATGTTTATAAATTAAGTAAGAAGTTTAATGTTTATTCTTACTTAAAGCAACCCGTAAAAAATGTATCTCTAGGAACTAGGCAGAAGATATGGTTAGCAATTAATTTATCTACTCCAACAGAATTAGTATTATTAGATGAACCGTTTAACTCTTTAGATAAAGAAAGCAGAGGGATTTTATCAGATCTCATTAATGAAAGTACAGGCAGAACCTTTATTATCGTTTCTCATGAAAATAATGAAGGCGTGTTATTTTCCCATGAGTTAAATAGTAATAATTGGTCTGTTAGTCAATTAACTATGTGA
- a CDS encoding BglII/BstYI family type II restriction endonuclease, with amino-acid sequence MKVETYSYRYAEEILQHPRFESVYNELIKVCLDCPVPIYKGKSESQPKLEVIQQIMNTYFLLRFEQLDWEKEPLATPDTSEDALRSDFRKCYVDPETGEIILKIQIEVEFGNVASSYRNYFKFQLSFSYDLADICVLIVPSSELCKRIDSGVSNYEKTIREIPSAKLSVTVPTLVIGLFDDGSTAWNVKDITEDLKILKGATKGAYAKHCEIVEGYINGLTNVKG; translated from the coding sequence ATGAAAGTAGAAACATATTCTTATAGATATGCAGAAGAAATATTGCAACACCCTCGTTTTGAATCTGTATATAACGAGTTAATAAAGGTTTGTCTTGATTGTCCTGTTCCAATATACAAAGGAAAATCGGAAAGCCAGCCAAAACTGGAAGTTATACAGCAGATAATGAATACTTATTTTCTTTTGAGATTCGAACAGCTTGATTGGGAAAAAGAGCCTCTAGCCACACCAGATACATCTGAGGATGCATTACGCTCTGATTTTCGAAAATGCTATGTTGATCCTGAAACAGGGGAGATTATTCTCAAAATACAAATTGAGGTTGAGTTTGGTAACGTTGCTTCAAGCTATCGCAACTATTTCAAATTTCAACTTAGTTTTTCTTATGATTTAGCGGATATATGTGTGTTAATTGTTCCTTCAAGTGAACTTTGTAAAAGAATTGATAGTGGGGTTTCAAATTATGAGAAAACAATAAGGGAGATCCCATCTGCAAAACTCTCTGTTACCGTTCCAACTCTAGTTATTGGACTTTTTGATGATGGTTCCACGGCGTGGAATGTAAAAGATATTACAGAAGATTTAAAAATTCTTAAAGGAGCAACAAAAGGTGCTTATGCTAAACATTGTGAGATAGTGGAAGGATACATAAATGGTTTAACAAATGTAAAAGGTTAG
- a CDS encoding Sau3AI family type II restriction endonuclease, with amino-acid sequence MDYTTIEELMKKAHEAEGKTFGEIDSTNRLANAKSKGGLGQVIEESFFGYEVNSNAEADFKHLGIELKVTAFKQNKNGSLSAKERLVLNIINYLEEVHTHFETSSFWKKNEKLLLMFYEWVPGVDRKDFHITKSLLFTYPEADLEIIKQDWEIIVNKIRAGKAHELSEGDTNYLGACTKGSNKNSLRSQPCSEIQAMQRAFSLKPSYMTALVRRFLLNEELVSFTTKNELKGKSLEEILYSKFENYIGLTDQEIAQKLSIDYKPTTKSFVPLLVSSLLGIKGTRLDKIEEFAKANIEFKTIRLEPNGKPEQSMSFETIDFHQWTNESWEESEIRERFYQTKFLFVIFEFNQTKKENPNRKLYFKGIKLWNMPAPTIEKEIHELWKEVNKVINEGIQIKYKKRGDKVVEANNLPKINFNGVAHIRPKARNGADKVTLPDGQQITKQCYWLNNSYIANIIIDQK; translated from the coding sequence ATGGACTATACTACAATAGAAGAACTAATGAAAAAAGCACATGAAGCTGAAGGAAAAACATTTGGTGAAATTGATTCGACTAACCGACTTGCAAATGCTAAATCAAAAGGTGGACTAGGGCAAGTAATCGAGGAAAGCTTTTTTGGATATGAAGTCAATTCAAACGCAGAAGCTGACTTTAAACACCTTGGTATTGAACTCAAAGTAACTGCATTTAAACAAAATAAAAACGGTTCATTATCAGCCAAAGAACGACTAGTCTTAAATATTATCAACTATCTGGAAGAAGTTCATACACACTTTGAGACATCAAGCTTTTGGAAAAAAAACGAGAAACTCCTATTAATGTTCTATGAATGGGTACCTGGCGTAGACCGTAAAGATTTTCACATTACAAAAAGTCTTCTGTTCACCTATCCTGAAGCTGATTTAGAAATAATTAAGCAAGACTGGGAAATCATCGTAAATAAAATTCGTGCTGGCAAAGCACATGAATTATCTGAAGGTGATACAAACTATCTAGGGGCTTGTACAAAAGGATCCAATAAAAATTCACTTCGCTCACAACCGTGTTCTGAAATTCAAGCAATGCAAAGAGCTTTTTCATTAAAGCCTTCTTATATGACAGCACTAGTCCGCAGATTTCTCCTAAACGAAGAACTAGTAAGTTTTACAACAAAAAATGAACTAAAAGGAAAATCTTTAGAAGAAATCCTTTACTCAAAATTTGAGAATTACATAGGCCTAACTGATCAAGAAATCGCTCAAAAATTATCTATTGATTACAAACCTACAACCAAGAGTTTTGTTCCATTATTAGTAAGTTCTTTACTTGGCATTAAAGGAACTCGACTCGATAAAATTGAAGAATTTGCGAAAGCGAATATAGAATTCAAAACAATTCGTTTAGAACCAAACGGAAAACCAGAACAAAGCATGTCATTTGAAACGATTGATTTTCATCAATGGACAAATGAATCATGGGAAGAAAGCGAAATTCGAGAACGCTTCTATCAAACCAAGTTTTTATTCGTAATTTTCGAATTTAACCAAACAAAAAAAGAAAACCCAAACCGTAAACTCTACTTTAAAGGTATTAAACTTTGGAACATGCCTGCCCCTACAATAGAAAAAGAAATACATGAACTATGGAAAGAAGTTAATAAAGTTATAAATGAGGGTATTCAAATTAAATATAAAAAACGTGGGGATAAAGTCGTTGAAGCAAATAACCTACCAAAAATAAATTTCAACGGTGTCGCGCATATTAGACCAAAAGCTCGCAATGGTGCTGATAAAGTAACTTTACCTGATGGTCAGCAAATTACAAAGCAGTGTTATTGGTTAAACAATTCTTACATAGCTAATATTATTATTGACCAAAAATAA
- the dcm gene encoding DNA (cytosine-5-)-methyltransferase: MVKVVELFAGVGGFRLGLEANENFEVLWGNQWEPSTKAQHAFNCYATRFENKGIHVNRDIAEAWPEVPEHDLLVGGFPCQDYSVARTLSNEKGIQGKKGVLFWEIMNIVNSRKPRFVLLENVDRLLKSPAKQRGRDFSIMLASFRDAGYAVEWRVINAADYGNSQRRRRVFIFAYLKESYFASVQNEMKSLEILCENGFFAPIFNVHEAPEENKKRGQFELPMDIIEVSDTFKAEYYNSGVMIDRQVYTEEVVPVTENPETLGEIVQKVYNKFGPADESYYLKMDKVNKKGRTEFEELKYLKGPKKEERVSKTTGHKYFYSEGGMAFPDDLDKPGRTMLTSEGTCNRSSHVIEDPYTKRLRYLTPVECELLNGFPMDWTNTGMPQRNRYFCMGNALVVDLVERMGERILEINKEEEKMDSIVQLSWF; this comes from the coding sequence ATGGTGAAAGTAGTAGAACTTTTTGCGGGAGTAGGAGGTTTTAGATTAGGACTAGAAGCAAACGAAAACTTTGAAGTTCTTTGGGGGAATCAGTGGGAACCCTCAACTAAAGCACAACATGCATTTAATTGTTATGCAACTCGCTTTGAAAATAAAGGAATACATGTAAATAGAGATATAGCTGAAGCTTGGCCGGAAGTACCTGAGCATGATTTATTAGTAGGGGGATTCCCTTGCCAAGACTATTCTGTTGCACGTACTTTATCAAATGAAAAAGGAATACAAGGGAAAAAAGGTGTTCTTTTTTGGGAGATAATGAACATAGTTAATTCTCGCAAGCCAAGGTTTGTTTTGCTAGAGAATGTAGATAGATTGTTGAAGTCACCAGCAAAGCAAAGAGGTCGTGACTTTTCTATTATGCTGGCGAGCTTTAGAGATGCAGGGTATGCAGTGGAATGGAGAGTTATTAACGCTGCGGATTATGGAAATTCACAAAGAAGACGAAGAGTATTTATTTTTGCGTACTTAAAAGAATCTTATTTCGCATCTGTTCAAAATGAAATGAAGTCGTTAGAAATATTATGTGAAAATGGATTCTTCGCTCCGATTTTTAATGTGCATGAAGCACCTGAAGAAAACAAAAAAAGAGGGCAATTTGAGTTGCCAATGGATATTATTGAGGTTTCTGATACATTTAAAGCTGAATACTATAATTCTGGCGTGATGATAGATAGACAAGTATATACTGAAGAAGTAGTCCCAGTAACTGAAAATCCAGAGACTTTAGGTGAGATTGTTCAGAAAGTATATAATAAATTTGGTCCTGCAGATGAATCATATTATTTGAAAATGGATAAGGTTAACAAAAAAGGCAGAACAGAATTTGAGGAACTTAAGTATCTTAAGGGTCCTAAAAAAGAGGAAAGAGTATCAAAGACGACAGGACATAAATATTTCTACTCTGAGGGAGGAATGGCTTTCCCTGATGATTTAGATAAGCCTGGACGTACAATGTTAACAAGTGAAGGAACATGTAATAGAAGCTCTCATGTAATTGAAGATCCTTATACAAAAAGGTTAAGATATTTAACGCCTGTCGAATGTGAGCTGTTAAATGGTTTCCCGATGGACTGGACAAATACTGGTATGCCACAAAGAAACAGATATTTTTGTATGGGGAATGCTTTAGTGGTTGATTTAGTGGAGCGAATGGGTGAGAGGATTTTAGAGATTAACAAAGAAGAAGAAAAGATGGATAGTATTGTGCAGTTGAGTTGGTTTTAA
- a CDS encoding BglII/BstYI family type II restriction endonuclease produces the protein MDFIVYSHRHGKNNLETDSQFTNTWLEIQQALSNITDEMILELHREKYIESNKSLSKAINQLIKEQLAAFRWSSESYIFKDNRYKNKAWRLDFAKDSISVEVAFNHSGTIAWNLMKPVIASELNHVEKAVQTKIGIIISATNELRDSGGFDSAIGTYEKYIEHLVPLNTQLTVPLVIVGLKRPETFYIETYKNSEGKTRGRIKYYDNAESLI, from the coding sequence ATGGATTTTATAGTATACTCACATCGTCATGGTAAAAATAACCTTGAAACGGACTCGCAATTTACAAATACTTGGCTAGAAATTCAACAAGCTCTTTCTAATATTACAGATGAAATGATACTAGAACTGCATAGAGAAAAATATATTGAATCAAACAAAAGTTTATCAAAGGCAATTAACCAACTAATTAAAGAACAATTAGCTGCATTTAGATGGTCAAGTGAAAGTTATATTTTTAAGGATAACAGGTATAAAAATAAAGCATGGCGTTTAGATTTTGCTAAAGATAGTATTTCCGTAGAAGTTGCTTTCAATCATAGTGGAACAATTGCCTGGAATTTAATGAAACCAGTTATTGCAAGTGAATTAAACCATGTTGAAAAAGCTGTACAAACTAAAATAGGAATTATCATTTCCGCAACTAATGAATTAAGAGACTCCGGAGGCTTTGATTCTGCAATTGGAACATATGAAAAGTATATCGAGCACTTAGTTCCTTTAAATACTCAGTTAACTGTACCTTTAGTAATTGTTGGTTTGAAGAGGCCAGAAACATTCTATATTGAAACATATAAAAACAGTGAAGGTAAAACAAGAGGAAGAATTAAATACTATGATAATGCAGAATCGCTAATTTAG
- a CDS encoding nucleoside triphosphate pyrophosphohydrolase, with translation MPTYNKLIRNKIPQIIKNNGKTPTTRILNEDEYIKEICKKTEEELTEYLEATTKEHKLEELSDLLELINALAEHEGTTLEEINNIRKKKAEERGGFSDRVFLIEVTDN, from the coding sequence ATGCCAACCTACAACAAACTAATCCGAAACAAAATCCCACAAATAATAAAAAACAACGGAAAAACACCCACAACAAGAATCCTAAACGAAGACGAATACATAAAAGAAATCTGCAAGAAAACAGAAGAAGAACTAACCGAATACCTAGAAGCAACGACAAAAGAACATAAACTAGAAGAACTATCCGACCTACTAGAACTAATAAACGCCCTAGCCGAACACGAAGGCACAACACTAGAAGAAATCAATAACATCCGTAAAAAGAAAGCAGAAGAACGAGGTGGCTTTTCTGATCGAGTCTTCCTAATCGAAGTAACCGATAACTAG